Within Vicia villosa cultivar HV-30 ecotype Madison, WI linkage group LG1, Vvil1.0, whole genome shotgun sequence, the genomic segment tcTGTTTTctactcgttttcactcataacaggctacgattttaggtttaaaacaccatcttttcacacattaacatatggtattcatccaatttcatcaatctattatcctatgtcagttttacacattaaaacctaactttctatacaattattggaaacccataattcagattcagtgttcatggaagaacacaacaacacaacaacacaacaactgatacaatacccacaacacaaacatcaattaacatacaattctatatagaattcacagaggtattcatcaattattcacttctattaaaattatcccaaaacctgaccctgacatatgatcaaattgacccaaacaatatccctaatcatgccctatcattcataacacgataagagatgataattggaagagtccccccttaccttagccaaattcttgatctttggtcctcttcctctttggttcctctttacgttcctcagctcttctcttccacttctcattttccacgttctgactcttcttccttatttcctttattttatgaaaccataaaataattagtaattggcttactcacttagcacccccatactactaatctcaccatccggcccaatggcccttaatccataattctccaataattcaacaaaataccaaataattctaaataataatttaatttccgattaaattaaaattagaaaatatggggtgttacactgagTCCCCACGCATCCGAGACTTTTGCGAAGttttctacaactttcgtgtttgaCTCAGAAATCAATTCCATGAAGAAGGTTGTCGAATTAGTAAATTACTGGAGCGTTCGCAGTGAAAAATGGTGTTGAATGTAGGTTTTCAGGccttagaaaattcatatctcatgatccGCTTGTTGGATTCGCTCGAAATTTTAACTGCAGCTTCGTGTTATTATTCTCGAGATTTCTTATGTTCGGGTCGTCGACCAATTATGCACAGAAAAGGgccagcattttgaagaacatcatgatttttcagtgaaaagtgtgttttcgggtatgtcgcgacaagtttgaaaattcataacttcttcaatttTTATCGTATAAAGTTCGGCGGAATTCTCTTGGAAATTTCTTTCGCTTCGATTCATCGTCACATATGCTTGTTCAAATttcgagccgaagatggagttttatcgagttctttgagcagtactcacaaaattctgcacagtcgcgtcAGATGAATTGGCGTTTCtcatcattcaaacgcgcgtaatttcttcatcgcttatcggattgagacgattctcacggctacgagtcacaaatttagtcatATTCGAGTTGACGTTGGTCCCGTTTTCGAATTTCGCACCGAGCCATATTTCCTCGAAAACAAgccaaaaagagataattaagggcgttttggatATTTCACCACTCACACTATATAAGTCATTTTCCCTCTTTATTTCTCATAACCTTAATTCaccaaaattctaaaaaacactttctctcgattctctctcaattttcttggatcaaaaccacaaaaacttcatcaatcttcatcaattcaagatcaaatctcaagaacaaatgaagatcaaagcaagaatGAAGATCATCCTTCCTCATTGATCATCAAATTTTCGGATCTCTCTCTTCCCCTAGGATCTCGCGCCACTCTCCCTCTCTACATATCTTGGATTTTTTTcgtgttcgtgtcgtgttcgcgttcgtgttcatccgatctcattctcttcgtttgatccggtaaattcactataaactttgctagatcattgattttgttgtttaattcgacattgatcatgatgatttttgattgCGGATGATGaatctatgataattgatgatgataattgcttgTTGATTAGATGATtcgtgttgatcttgattatttgattgaattcgagatttaccggtgaattgttgttgatgatacATGCATGTTGCTTATTGATCCTAGAAATTGCATGCTAAGTGTTTGATAATTTGAGTGTGTGAAGTGTATGTGCTTAATTTTGAGTTTTAGCATGAGATaatgagtttttgattgatgatacaTGACTATTGTGCTTAATTGAACAAATTTGAGTTTCGGTGATGAGTTAATCTTGATGTTGTGTTCATAATGCCTATGCTCTAGTTCTTGCGTGAtaagtgtttgttgaaatgcttgaTTGAGATATTTGAGTGAGAATTCATGGAGCCTTATTGCTATTGATCCTTATTTGTCGttacttgttgataatgatcaagtCCGAAATCGGTGGAAATATCTCTTTATCGCTTGcaccatacttgttcatgttctGTTAGCATATCGCGTGCCGACTCGTCGCTATTGTTTACATTTGCCAAAGCATGAAATGTTTGTTAACAAGGAGTTTAAATTGTTCACTCATTGATATATGAAGTCATGGTTAATCGTGAATGCTTGATCTTGCTTTCGATGCTCATAATTGCTAATTCATGCTCATGTTGCGACACTAACGCGTCGATTATTTGTGTATCATTCGATGTTAATTTTCATGCATGAATTGGATCCTACATGTTGCACAATGTGAATGCTCTTGGATTTTAAAATTGCATGTTGTGTTGTTGTTCATTTGGTGGTCGTTTGTGGCGGATCGCATTTTGGTTGCTTTCGTGAGAGTGCTGTTTTTTGGCTGTTTATGCTGAGGGGGTTTGCGCAGGCCGACcctgtaggtcgacgcatgggcCTTGTAGGTCGACGCATATACTTTCTTGCCTGTCTCGGGTTTTCTCAAGCCGACCCTCAGGTCGACTCATGCcctgttcaggtcgacgcatgactTCTTTAGGTCGACGCAGAGCTGTGTTTTTGCTTGTTTtacttcctaacttcaatctttcatatctttttactcgtaactccgatttgcatgttctttatatcattggaaagcttgtgaaacttGCTATCTCATGAGATGATTAGTATTGATTGGTTGTAGGttattcatgtttgttttccctTTTACATTTGTTGTCCATTTCATGTTTGTGTTAATCGTTCATTTTCTCTTAGcttataatgcaataacgcaattccgattgcggtgtttgttatctctaacttgtgtgctagtgtgcaaggcatttGGAAAGTCACCGAGCGACGCTTACCTCATTTGTGTTCCGCTTTAGTTGTGGGACACAATCTCATTCCCTCATTTCGTGCTCTAATCTTAGAGTCACGTCTCTTTTACTTTATACCTGTTTGTTTGGATtacttgttcctcttgcaggtgtattgtaaTTTTGCTCGACGCACGTGTCGACGCGTAATTTATTTTCACGACGTCGACCCTCCTTTTCTTatgtggctaatcggtgtgctgactatttgatgttgcctttgctagctcgcttgcgggatctctggttttctttcttattttgctgcagtttacggatcatagtccgtttggtattgatctcgtTTCATTTTACCTTTTTCCTCGCATTTTATCGCTTTCtttcatcctttaacatgagaagtagggtaggcattcatctggccaagtcctcgaaagaggctctgtttttgttggtgtgtttatatttgtgctttgcggcagggagtcaaggtgtaataagacctttaaaggcactccgttaagtcctcatggaaggcatgcggaaagggttagaaatcaacccccgcccagtctcatcgagtccgttcagtaagcacacgctacgcgttgcttgcttccgaaATAGCACAAGAtcctgttatcgagtatgtcaggtaaaaggtccatgcaatcggacccccgcatttcctatagctcactTTGACcgatgttgatgctcggtgtacgcacgcaccgttttccttttagatctgtgacggcttggttgctgagagggattcgctcctcttgtctattgctgttagctgaagatttcgttttgcaaatatgatccttcgaagggtgaagactcgaaggaggatggttccggatgaccgtctttgaagataaaatggctcctgatggccatgtttcgaggatgaagaGTTTCTAAGTCATAACggagatagtgaatgctgaagctagtaggagtgtatatcttcgagacttagacaaattttacgaaatatgttaagtactgatgcttagtgtatttccgtggtattttaatgttaagttatattgccacgcgtcgaaggaagattcaggcgggaggatttgaaattcgaagaagttttcataactgtccagagacagatggctttccgaggattctcatgagaaacgtggcattagattagcgtaggaccgttaaggtcgaaactagtataaataagggttctaatgttaggattcggggtgttcattttgtacaaatcactcacatattactcaagtatcaagtgttaaagagaaagagttcgctgagaaatgtacgtatgacaccaccattttaatacatgtgtattttccctttattttcaagtatctttcaatattattgcatttcgtttacttcttgccatttacgtttttttgtactcattattttcatgtcatttatctttgaagtatttaacatttccgcactttaagatttttgcacttttacagtttcatctcatattttatcttgacttacctttcgctgaagttatactcacgtgtataacgaagtgattgctaattttgtttgtttcgttcgaagtaattcttattgacaagatgaatcatagatatggttcgaatgaccatcaataacaatctttttgactatgtcctaggatcaatctagtcgatcctgcgagtaaccaaatcatatttattatagtttggaagactagcggttgtttaccggaaataaCCGTAAACAATGGCCCGATCacttttcgcgaggtctaatgcttggttgactcgggtgatccgctccccttggctatggcgggaccgcttttctactactTGGCCTGCGCCAGTAGGTGTTTgttttacgagcggagctcgtttgtgtgatattcttgtttgcATTTTGCTTTTtccccgtaggttgctagtttagtttagacttgtacgcTTTGTATGACAACATAGGTAGCAAGCCTtcccccccttagcttaggttttcctcatgcattctttaaaatacaaaccacactcttttattttcttttcttaagagcttgttatttccgctccatacccaagcgtaagactccaaaggtcgagcagcggagtgcgaatgtaactcgttcacctaaaaaacacaaaacaaacaaaaattagttagccgaacTACGGTACTTCTAATTACTCAAaaaagatacgtaggcagcggggtagggcctgtGCGAGTACAACTCTtccttttccctacattttgcatgcattttgatCCAGATTAGGCGTAGATTTGTttcacacccatagttttagatacaagcgtggataccatcgagtacgatggacgcgaggggtgctaataccttcccctcgcgtaaccgactcccttaccctgtTCTCTaatcgtgagaccgttgttttgtttcgtggtttgctggcatCCCCTTCCTTTTCagaataaatatgttagtggcgactctgttgattttcgcggtagcgacactcaCATTCCAGTTGACATACTGAATCTTGCTGATGTTGAAAACATTATTGTGGCAGAGTATGTGGATCGCATATTCTCTCGAAAATATGATTTTGGAATTCtagttaaaattataaaaaaataaaattataaaaaaacttaaaaatgcaATAAATACACTAAACACACATCACACTaaaaaagaaacacacaaaaaaagaaacacacataatttaattagtacaatagactcggctcacaaacaatttatttaattatgaaatatTCCGAACTTTTCCCATATGTGTTTGACTAGATCTGCTTGCAATTCGTGATGTACATTTGAATCACGCATCACAGATCTAGCACGCACGTGATTCGCAAATGCAGGTAGCACCTCGGTCGAGAATGACTCCGGTGTACTAGACTCACTTGCCTCAGGGTGTTAAAAGGGTTATtgttgggatccatttcactacaAGGATGTTTAGAGCTACAAACAATGATTTTTTTaaggctaaatagaaaaaaaattgagagaaaaaagtgaattttttttatgagtccaaatcaaatgaaccaagtctctatttatagaggaaaaaaaataatgaattttgataaaaataaaaataaataaaaaatttatttactatgaaataattaattttaaatgattaaaaaaaaataaaatctaaataatcacaacaaccaataaaattgtgtaaagtgttgcatgtggccccacttttttctcattcaacatgttgaatcttttcaacaccaattaatccacatcacattaaacacctcattcaacaaaccattgtagacattcaactattgaataattttttcaacacccccattgtaaatggtctaaatGAGACACCGAGAGCTTTTACTGATGTGATTTGTTTTGTCAACACTTGTCGGACATATCATTGTGGAAATATGGTGTAGGATCTAGAACTAGTTATTAATATTAGTCCAAACATGATTATTGCGTAGGGATCATTTTGTGGAATTCTCAAATCAATTAAAGGACAAAATTGTAAGGAATAAAGATTCAATGTTCTAGATTGCAACTTGCTGAAATATATGGCTTAAAATGAATAATATTATGTTTAATGAAAATATTTGTGCTGTAAATGATATTGTAACGAATATTAAAGAAACATTATTGATATGACATTTAATTGGAATTGAATCTAGTAGTTAAAGAATATTCAATGAATGGTGGAAGAATCTATTAGATTTTCTAAAATTTCGATGATATCATTGTAGTTAGGTTGGATACCCCTTCTACTCATTCAATTAATTTACtcataaaatttgttttgaaatattcaataaatttatattttgaaatattttccaTTATATCTTATCTTATATTTGTTttattgatgaaaataaaaacatgAAACGTATGAAATTTGATTATTCTCCATGGAAAAACAAGGCCCCCCTAATTTTTGACTATAGAAACCAAGAGTGTTTCCAGGCAAATGCAAGTTTTTGACTAGTTGGAGAAGATGATCTTGGATATTACCACCAAACATCTATATAAACAACAGTTTTCAACAATTCTTTAACCAACCTCGTACTAAAAGCCTAGGAATAATATCTTCTGTTTATCCATAAAAATGGGATATCTAATTGCTATAGCCATGTTGATTTTCACTATTATGATAATGACAAAGATTTGGAGAATATGTGTAGTTCTCTTTTGGAGGCCATATGCATTTACTAAGCACTTTCGAAAGCAAGGAGTCACGGGGCCACCATCTTACTCATGTGTTCATGGTTCTCTTCATGATATCAAAACAATGATGAAGGATGCAAGAAAAATGATTATGGATAAACACTCACATGATATTACTCAAAGGGTTCTTCCTCACTATCACATATGGTCCTCCTTATATGGTTATTCACTActctctcttctatatttaactctTAATAATCCCTATTCCATTTATCATTATTCTTAATTAGTTTTTAACTTTGCAGGAGAGAGATTTCTATATTGGTATGGAACAGAACCAAGGATTTGCATAACTGATGCAGAGCTGGTGAAGGAGATTTTATCCAATAAATTTGGTTTCTATGAAAAACGAAAAGTAAGGCCTTCAACAGTAAAAATGATAGGAAATGGGTTAGTTCTACTGAGAGGAGTGGATTGGGTTAAGCGCAGAAGAATACTCAATCCTGCTTTCTCCATTGATAAACTCAAGGTCTAAACTCTAAACTAACCCTTtaaatttacttttttttctgTCTATCACCATTTGTAATGTCAAAGGAATTTTTCatattataatttgtttttttagggTTGAGTTATATTACCGACTCTTCCAAAAACATATAGGTAAAATATGGTATTTTAGATTTATCCTTTTTAAACTCTATTTCAGAACCTTTAAATATGAATAATCTTCTCTTCATTAATCTAGGCCAATAAATGTGTGGTATATTGAGTTCTCACAATTTGTGGCTTTTTTAAGAAGATAAGGACGAAGTCTTTATCATCTTCAAAATagatatcacaaaaaaaaaaaattataaataacttTTAGACCTTATTTAGTGTTAATTGACTATGGATGTCTTTTAATCAATCAAATaagtataatttaatattattatattttttaatttaattttaaaataaattaaaatttaaaataatttactctaaaaatatgatatattttattaaaatttaaatttcaaaaatatgaaccattttcaaatttaaaaagaatcaattcattaaatttaaaaattatttttcaatttttaaaaaaatttgaaggacaatttgaatttttttaaaaacgtgAAAACCAAAttgaaattctttaaatttaacttgaataaaaaTCATGTCCGCCTCATCAAGGCAGCGGATTGGAGGACGGCGGACTTCCCGtctatcttttttatttatttttatttcattttttaaatagattGATActctttttttacctttcaattaaattttttatttattttttaaaataatttttgataaaatatctttttaaacaaattttatcgaaaaaaatattgcatatatttacaaataaatgtataaaataaaaccatcaagaatttgaattactagaattaactaaaattgGCGGACTTAAGGCGAGACGAGCTTAACGAATAGGTGAGGCGGGTTTTAACGAACGATAGACTTTGACGGAACGAACTTAGGTGGACGGCGAATTTTGATGGGACGGACTTTAGTTGGCGGCGGGTCCAAAATCCCAACCCAATCTATCTTTTATAGCGGGTGCACGGAGCAGCTTGGAAGATCACCGCCCGTTTTATCACCCTTAATTTGAAATATGAATTCAATCATCAACTTATGAAAAATACTTTGAtattaattacataaataattaaataaaaacaaataccatttgtgtttatgtttttgccTTAGCATatcttaaatatttataaattacaaataattatcaataatatttgctcagagttttttttttttaatactcaATGACAAATTTCACAGCATATAGATAAATATGACAGGTTATGATGAGTAGAATGGCAGCatgtaccatttccatgctagATGAATGGAAAAGGCAATTAGACATTAAAGCAAAGAACACATCATTGACGATTGAGATGAGTAAAGAATTTCGAGAACTAACATCTGATATAATAGCTCATACTTCCTTCGGTACAAGTTTTGCTCATGGAAAAGAAGCCTTTAATGCGCAAACACAACTTCAACACCTTATCGTAGCTTCAAGCTCTGATGTTTTCATTCCTGGCACTCAGTATATTCACTCTTCTCTCTTAACTCATTATTTATTTCTAGCAAACTAACTCAATGTAATAGATAAAGTTCACGTAGACCTAACCTACCTACGTGAATTTCACCTATATCGTGTGTTTAACTGCtagtattttttgttgttgttgcattgaaCAGTATGTAATTTTAATGGTTTTTGGGTTTTCAATGCAGATATTTTCCTACTAAGTCAAATTTGGAGATATGGAAGCTTgatagaaaaatgaaaaaatcacTACAATATATTATTGAAAGTAGGTTGAATTCTCAATCAGATTGCTCCTCTTATGGAGATGATCTATTAGGCATAATGATGGATACAAAAAATGATGGTCCTAATAAGCTGAACATGAATGAAATCATGGAAGAGTGCAAGACATTTTTCTTTGCTGGTCATGAAACCACCTCAAACTTACTTGTTTGGACTGTCTTTTTGTTGAGTTTGCATAAAGATTGGCAAGAAAAACTCAGACAAGAGGTCATGCAGATTTGCGGCATGGAAATTCCTGATCCTGATATGCTATCAAAGTTAAAAATGGTAACTTTACTCTAAAGTCTTCATTCTTAGTTTTTTTCtggaatatttatataaaaaattactaatttgatatataaattttttgaagGTGAATATGGTGTTGTTGGAAGTATTAAGATTGTATTGTCCTGCAATAGAACTAGAAAGAATGGCTTCAAAAGATATGAAACTAGGAAATTTGATGATCCCAAGAGGAACATGCCTCATGATCCCAATTACAATGATTCATAGAAGTAAAGAATACTGGGGTGAAGATTCAAACAAGTTCAATCCAATGAGATTCATAAATGGAGTTTCTAAGGCTGCAAAACACCCAAATGCACTACTTGCATTTTCTGTTGGTCCAAGAAACTGCATTGGTCAGAATTTTGCTACGATGGAAGCTAAAACAGTGATGACTTTAATTCTTCAGAGGTTTTCTTGGTCTCTTTCTCCTGACTATCAACATGCACCTGTTAATAACCTTACTTTGCAGCCACAACATGGTCTTCCCATCATTCTAAAACCATTGCAGTTATaagttcttttcttcttcattgtaTGTCTAGCAAATGTTTCTACATCTAGATTGGATTTTATATATTGAGATGAATAGTACATTGTGATATTGCATCCTATATTATAGCTATATTCTCTTTGAATAAATTCCAACTTATAGCTATTGATTTATATCAAAATGATTATTGTATGTTTGTGATTTAAATATCTTGTATTGTTTGTTGAAATTTTTAGAAAATACTACTAGTGTTATCTTGTAAATATTATTTTGGGCCAACGTTTCTAATAATGCTTTAAGCCCAACTATATTTTGGAATAGTACAAAAGTTAACCCCCGAATTCTTTCCATACACACTAAAACACTTTGTAAGAGAGTCTCCCCCGttttgtcaaaatagtatagaaGCTAGTCTTCGTATTGATGGATGGGTGAGTCAACTATTGCTAACCCTTGGACACATTTTAAACTCATGATATTGTGTTTATTTTATAACTCAGTGAATATTATAGAAGTCAATTTCCGTAAAACCCTCAGGACAATAAGTTTCCCTCCTAGGTAGtaattttgttataaataatTGTTATTCAATTAAACCAAACACTTGTGCAGTTCaatcaaaatattatatattaagtcAAAATGAAAGTCAAACATTGTACacaaaatataaactaaaatacaaattatcaaaatacaaagaaaaaattcaaCTATTGCCTATATCTAGCCGTCGGTTTTCTTCTTTGCCTATTGTACTACAAGGCATGTTGGGAGAGAATATGGTATAGGAAAAAAAATTCCATAAGGGGGTGAATAAACCCTTTAAAAAATAACCTGAACCGATTTGCTAGAATTATAATATAAGAGGTTTTAAAAACTTGCGCACCGaaggtttaaagaaaaaaatataaagattATACTTTTATTGGATTTTGATCAAGTTGACAAATACACAATTCACAAAACTCGCAGATTATTCAATAATGAATAACTGAATAATTTTATATTACATGAGATGTGTCctataaaatatttcaattatgatCGAATTCTAATCACCACTAGTTTCACATAAGTTAAATCACTATTAAAACTTAATTAGGCATcaattctaacaaaacctaaCCTTACGTAATAAATCGCTACCAATAGAAGAAACGATAAACTACACTAAAAATTGAAAACTTAAGCATATCCTACAAAAATTAAATGCGagagtgagtgagagagagagagagagagagagagagtacacCGGGATATATCATGGTTCGGCGTTCATCCGTGCTTTGCCTActccactcttcaatggtttcccATTGGAACCCACTTTGttcctttttattttgacaaatattacaagagttcatACAATCACTAATCCACAATAATAGTGAGAAAAATAAATCTCCTATCAGGATCTTTACTTGTATACATTGTAATTCCAAACTCTTATGTGTAATCTCTATTGCTCTACTCATGCTTCTTGAATATTTCAGGTTCACTAATTTGCTCATAGTCTTCGTGTGTGGCAATAACCTATTGATCCACCAATTTCTTGAGAGAAGAACTATTTGATGATTTGAGAAGAACACCACCTTATCCGTAGCCTTCCACACAGCCACTACAAAGGTAACCTAGAGAAAAGAACCTCCTTATTTTCACTGGGATTCGTCATCACCAATGAAAACAACCTCAATCTTGCAAGCTACCTGAAAATCTCAACTAAATCTTCAAGAACGGTTAGTTTCAAGAGGGAGTCTTCCTCAATCAATTACAAATATATCATTATCAACACTTGAAATCAAACtagaggttgaagaagaaagaatTTTGCTTGCAAGAGTTTTTGAATTTCTAAAGTGCGAGGGTGTTGATTTCACAAAATCACAATGGAAAATGTTGTAAATTTGTGTAATGTTGTATATGAAAAATGATGGCAAAAGATTTTATACATGCTTGAGATTAAGCCCAAAAA encodes:
- the LOC131643986 gene encoding cytochrome P450 709B2-like, yielding MGYLIAIAMLIFTIMIMTKIWRICVVLFWRPYAFTKHFRKQGVTGPPSYSCVHGSLHDIKTMMKDARKMIMDKHSHDITQRVLPHYHIWSSLYGERFLYWYGTEPRICITDAELVKEILSNKFGFYEKRKVRPSTVKMIGNGLVLLRGVDWVKRRRILNPAFSIDKLKVMMSRMAACTISMLDEWKRQLDIKAKNTSLTIEMSKEFRELTSDIIAHTSFGTSFAHGKEAFNAQTQLQHLIVASSSDVFIPGTQYFPTKSNLEIWKLDRKMKKSLQYIIESRLNSQSDCSSYGDDLLGIMMDTKNDGPNKLNMNEIMEECKTFFFAGHETTSNLLVWTVFLLSLHKDWQEKLRQEVMQICGMEIPDPDMLSKLKMVNMVLLEVLRLYCPAIELERMASKDMKLGNLMIPRGTCLMIPITMIHRSKEYWGEDSNKFNPMRFINGVSKAAKHPNALLAFSVGPRNCIGQNFATMEAKTVMTLILQRFSWSLSPDYQHAPVNNLTLQPQHGLPIILKPLQL